From the genome of Anopheles merus strain MAF chromosome X, AmerM5.1, whole genome shotgun sequence, one region includes:
- the LOC121595156 gene encoding uncharacterized protein LOC121595156, with protein sequence MKVLALMLCLLVGATVASRCVRDNSNGEPGCKTKEEIDQGFWRHNYDPTRYWECTRLNERAVLRSCQDQAFHPSQLECVDWDDWEWEPVCAPLTRPDP encoded by the exons ATGAAAG TGCTGGCGTTGATGCTCTGTCTGCTGGTGGGTGCCACGGTGGCATCCCGTTGCGTGCGGGACAACAGCAACGGCGAGCCGGGCTGCAAAACGAAGGAAGAGATCGACCAGGGCTTCTGGCGCCACAACTACGACCCGACCCGCTACTGGGAGTGCACCCGGCTGAACGAGCGGGCGGTCCTGCGCTCCTGCCAGGATCAGGCCTTCCATCCGTCCCAGCTCGAGTGCGTCGACTGGGACGACTGGGAGTGGGAGCCGGTGTGCGCACCGCTGACCCGACCGGATCCGTAG
- the LOC121595129 gene encoding uncharacterized protein LOC121595129: protein MESKGNSFQMLLVSLVIVLAVTDRCRGAPSSAFVTVADNSLCPPPRCVTYEEINTLWAVPDPLYFLQCRPSPLGDWTLQRMPCAPATLFSYRQQVCVRPNYWEGCVELTTSTTSPSTTSPSIATNDPFNTTTSLISSTPTDQTTPDPIGCGLPQCITYEDINTLWVHPDPAYFYQCRPLGGAWAPIEMPCAPTTRFSFRRQVCVIEAEWELPNC, encoded by the coding sequence ATGGAATCGAAAGGTAACAGTTTTCAAATGCTGCTAGTGTCTCTGGTGATAGTCCTGGCAGTGACAGACCGGTGCCGAGGAGCTCCGTCCAGCGCTTTTGTCACCGTTGCGGACAATTCGTTGTGTCCGCCTCCCCGGTGCGTTACGTACGAAGAGATCAACACGCTGTGGGCCGTTCCAGATCCGCTATATTTTCTGCAGTGTCGTCCCAGCCCGCTAGGAGACTGGACCTTGCAGCGGATGCCCTGTGCACCGGCAACGTTGTTCAGCTACCGGCAGCAGGTGTGTGTACGTCCCAATTACTGGGAGGGATGTGTAGAATTGACAACGAGTACTACCAGTCCCAGCACCACATCGCCGAGCATCGCTACTAACGATCCTTTTAATACGACGACCAGCCTCATATCCTCGACACCGACGGACCAAACAACTCCCGATCCGATTGGCTGTGGGCTGCCACAGTGCATAACCTATGAGGATATCAACACACTCTGGGTGCACCCGGACCCAGCTTATTTCTACCAGTGTCGTCCACTCGGGGGTGCCTGGGCACCGATCGAGATGCCGTGTGCACCGACCACACGGTTCAGCTTCCGCCGACAGGTATGTGTGATCGAGGCGGAATGGGAGCTACCGAATTGCTAA
- the LOC121595081 gene encoding uncharacterized protein LOC121595081 — MASSGGDRWSTLLCSGAVLLLVIGCCAGEHQPAYVNLCQPRCWSSDDRDARPRWPASASINQYWECLADGGVWYAQLRTCPATGAWFDATSQLCEQSDELPEDGVACRRVYPTQQLADGNELCPEPSCASQELIETLWGYPDPAFFLQCRPVPDGSWRLQLMPCAPGTWFHFRHQVCVIPELWEACDGTEDDGITTPGITTPVVTTPEITTPVVTTPEITTPVVTTPEITTPVVTTPEITTPVVTTPEITTPVVTTPEITTPVVTTPEITTPVVTTPEITTPVVTTPEITTPVVTTPELTTPEVTTVTIDIGTDDGVLVPLDPCSGPRCVTLQEINTLWVHPMADKFYQCRPLMSGWSPQEMPCAPGTLFSFFHQVCVHPWDWADPCDPNASPPTNTPSTNTPSTGAPPVTNEPPVTTTTVAPPITTTVDSGGPPTAIDCLVPNCAVLQDEILLLPSNDGPQFYYRCIFLLQAVWIPFQDICPAGQYFNFVTQGCVDPADWINVCPASPVTTPQPTTLAPAPTAVPPPVPLPVICGSPRCTTPQERSILWPSTVADMYYRCVWVERLFQYVPMPTRCENFFFFDFQRQECVIPLDWIDICPMFPTLPPPPCTDCCPTCPPPADPPGVPVPIICGAPRCETEQERSFLWPAATPNEYYRCVDNGGGWIQATLQQCADGLLFQTFEQRCVPASEYDDSVCPIYPPMVPPSTVQPDPDTCLESYDPTPVFPIICDVARCGTERDRATLWPMNDATSYLSCELQQATGEYLVRTNVCPPGQSFNFFAQCCGPASEIAVCPFYPPPTVPTTPPPEAAVCLTDALDPSPLIPIECDVPRCSTPLERTTLWPSASPQTYYRCVEQGAGLYEPIGQSCAAGTQFNFFLQCCSTDTLPADVCGLLVEPLPAPETLPLPIVCDQPRCETVQERGFIWPAADRKLLYVCEPQGAEQTFAARMYTCADGKAFHVWRQDCVPEAECRLSVCPYYNGTAVPNGPKVPPATQGTATTPGLVGPILTPPNLG, encoded by the coding sequence ATGGCCTCGAGCGGAGGCGATCGTTGGAGTACACTGTTGTGCAGTGGCGCGGTACTGCTGCTAGTGATCGGGTGCTGTGCCGGCGAACATCAACCAGCCTATGTAAACCTCTGTCAACCGCGCTGCTGGAGCTCGGACGATCGGGACGCCCGTCCACGGTGGCCGGCAAGCGCTAGCATCAATCAGTACTGGGAGTGTCTGGCGGACGGAGGCGTGTGGTACGCACAGCTCCGCACCTGTCCCGCGACCGGGGCCTGGTTCGATGCGACCAGCCAGCTGTGCGAGCAGAGTGACGAACTGCCGGAGGACGGTGTGGCATGCCGCCGAGTGTACCCCACCCAGCAGTTGGCTGACGGGAATGAGCTGTGCCCGGAGCCGAGCTGTGCCTCCCAGGAGCTGATCGAGACGCTGTGGGGCTATCCGGATCCGGCCTTTTTCCTGCAGTGCCGCCCAGTGCCGGATGGTAGCTGGCGGCTGCAGCTGATGCCGTGCGCGCCCGGCACTTGGTTCCACTTCCGGCACCAGGTGTGCGTCATTCCAGAGCTGTGGGAGGCTTGCGATGGTACGGAGGACGATGGTATTACGACGCCCGGCATTACGACTCCTGTTGTTACTACGCCGGAGATTACGACACCAGTAGTTACTACGCCGGAGATTACGACACCAGTAGTTACTACGCCGGAGATTACGACACCAGTAGTTACTACCCCCGAAATAACGACTCCCGTAGTTACTACTCCCGAAATAACAACTCCTGTCGTTACTACGCCGGAGATTACGACACCAGTAGTTACTACGCCGGAAATAACGACTCCCGTAGTTACTACCCCCGAAATAACGACTCCTGTCGTTACTACGCCCGAAATAACGACTCCCGTTGTTACCACGCCCGAGCTAACGACACCTGAAGTGACAACAGTGACCATCGACATCGGTACGGACGATGGCGTCCTAGTGCCGCTGGATCCGTGCAGTGGTCCGCGGTGCGTCACCCTACAGGAGATCAACACGCTCTGGGTGCACCCGATGGCGGACAAGTTCTACCAGTGTCGGCCACTGATGAGCGGCTGGTCGCCGCAGGAGATGCCCTGCGCGCCGGGCACACTGTTCAGCTTCTTCCATCAGGTGTGCGTGCACCCCTGGGACTGGGCCGACCCGTGCGACCCGAACGCATCCCCACCCACGAACACCCCGTCCACGAACACCCCGTCGACCGGAGCACCTCCCGTAACGAATGAACCGCCGGTAACGACAACCACCGTTGCGCCACCGATCACGACCACGGTCGATTCCGGCGGTCCGCCCACGGCCATCGACTGTCTCGTGCCGAACTGTGCTGTGTTGCAGGACGAAATCTTGCTGCTGCCGTCGAACGATGGGCCCCAGTTTTACTACCGCTGCATCTTCCTGCTGCAGGCCGTCTGGATCCCGTTCCAGGACATCTGCCCGGCCGGCCAGTACTTCAACTTCGTCACCCAGGGCTGCGTCGATCCGGCCGACTGGATTAACGTCTGTCCGGCGTCCCCGGTGACGACCCCGCAGCCGACGACCCTGGCCCCGGCCCCGACGGCCGTCCCGCCTCCCGTGCCACTGCCCGTCATCTGCGGGTCGCCCCGGTGCACCACGCCGCAGGAGCGCAGCATCCTCTGGCCGAGCACGGTCGCGGACATGTACTATCGCTGCGTGTGGGTCGAGCGGCTGTTCCAGTACGTGCCGATGCCGACGCGCTGCgagaacttcttcttcttcgactTCCAGCGGCAGGAGTGCGTGATACCGCTCGACTGGATCGACATCTGTCCGATGTTCCCgacgctgccgccgccgccctgCACCGACTGCTGCCCGACCTGTCCCCCGCCGGCCGATCCGCCGGGCGTGCCGGTGCCGATCATTTGCGGCGCGCCGCGCTGCGAGACGGAACAGGAGCGCTCGTTCCTGTGGCCCGCCGCGACGCCGAACGAGTACTACCGGTGCGTGGACAATGGGGGCGGCTGGATACAGGCCACGCTGCAGCAGTGTGCCGACGGGCTGCTGTTCCAGACGTTCGAGCAGCGCTGCGTCCCGGCCAGCGAGTACGACGACAGCGTGTGCCCGATCTATCCGCCGATGGTGCCGCCGTCCACGGTGCAGCCCGATCCGGACACGTGCCTGGAGAGCTACGACCCGACGCCCGTCTTTCCCATCATCTGTGACGTGGCCCGGTGCGGCACGGAGCGGGACCGCGCGACTCTGTGGCCGATGAACGACGCGACCTCGTATCTGTCCTGCGAGCTGCAGCAGGCGACGGGCGAGTATCTGGTGCGCACCAACGTGTGCCCGCCCGGCCAGAGCTTCAACTTCTTCGCGCAGTGCTGCGGGCCGGCCTCGGAAATCGCCGTCTGCCCGTTCTATCCGCCGCCAACCGTGCCGACGACGCCGCCCCCGGAGGCTGCCGTCTGTCTGACGGACGCCCTCGATCCGAGCCCGCTGATCCCGATCGAGTGCGACGTGCCGCGGTGCAGCACGCCCCTCGAGCGCACCACCCTCTGGCCGTCCGCCAGCCCGCAGACGTACTACCGGTGCGTCGAGCAGGGCGCCGGGCTGTACGAACCGATCGGCCAATCGTGCGCGGCCGGCACCCAGTTCAACTTCTTCCTGCAGTGCTGCAGCACCGACACGCTGCCGGCCGACGTTTGCGGACTGCTGGTCGAGCCGCTGCCGGCACCGGAAACGCTTCCCCTGCCGATCGTGTGCGATCAGCCGCGGTGCGAGACGGTGCAGGAGCGCGGCTTCATCTGGCCCGCCGCCGACCGGAAGCTGCTGTACGTGTGCGAGCCGCAGGGCGCGGAGCAGACGTTCGCCGCCCGCATGTACACGTGCGCGGACGGCAAGGCGTTCCACGTGTGGCGCCAGGACTGTGTGCCCGAGGCGGAGTGCCGCCTGAGCGTCTGCCCGTACTACAACGGGACGGCCGTGCCGAACGGGCCCAAGGTGCCACCGGCAACGCAGGGTACGGCCACAACGCCGGGCCTCGTTGGACCTATTCTAACGCCGCCCAACCTTGGCTAG